TCAGGAGCCTTTGTCAGCATATGACAGCTCCTGTTATATAGGTTGCAATATGATGTGTAGAGGtgcttatatttcttttttatggaaattataaaaacacatacTGTTTTAATAAAAGTCAATTCTTCTCCACTTGtaagtttttttgtatttgtgggtatgtgtgttacttttttccttctcacttgATTTTTTAGCTGCAAAATCCTACATCGAATCCTATAAATGAATCTCAGAGTCTCTAAAGTTAACGTGACCTTACTTGTGCTCAGGTTATTCCTCTTACTTACAGCAGTCCCCTGTCTGCAAATAGGAGAACTTCAAATCTAGAGGACTCTAAGTAACCCCACTACTATTAATATTGACTAATGACATCTGATTCCCAGTATGAAAACTCTAAAGGTCAAACACCAAAAATGTTTGCACTATCCTCTCTATCATCTCCCCTGAGATTGTCACTGTTGCTCAAGTAAATGGACTACAAGGAAAAGATGAAAACttgtggaggacaaagagcGCATGATGTGTCAGCCTCAGATAACAAACTCACTGCtgtgaacaaaaacaagaaccaATTCTCCAGCATCGGTGGGATAGTGCCAAGAAATTAGAATGCAAGTGGTGACATCCAGCATGAAAGAAATCATTTTTGAGATACGAGGTAGTGGAACATGATTAAATTAGATGGTTAAAGTTTAcaccagggatgtcaaacataaGACCTGGGTTCCAGAACTTGTCCGCCAAAAACTGGCCCACTGGactgctttggaaaatgtgaaggataGGATCAATTTTAGACTTTTAactgttttacagcttttctaaTGGATAAAGACTTTCCCAttgccattcatactacacGAAAGTAAGAAACAGAACAATTAAATAAcagtaagttcctgtttttcattATCGGCTCTCAAAAGTTCACAAAAAAGGAACTTATTCTCCTTTATCGACCAAGATTTATACAGGCCTAATGACTTATTTTTGAAGTttggctttaaaataaaaaaaaaagtaattctcATCTTTCGGTAACCATTTGAATAGGTGCAGTACCTTATGCCACCGTAATAAACCAAATCTCCTTGTAAAGCTCGTCTTCTCCCCTTTCTGTAACTGTTTAAACTTTGTCTCTAGCATAAACATTAACGTGGTaaataaagggttaacaattttttttatcataattaCAAGAAAGTGTGTGCAATGAGCTTAAGgaactttttttgtaattatgcATTTAAAAGTTTCGTGCTAACAGATTTTTATCATTTcgtacagcagcatttctttgtcATATAGACAAAATTGAGAGGTTAAGAGGCTGCAATCAGACtcctttttcttatattaaaatatatgagGGATTCAAagtgtagttaaacttctttacactgacagaatgGGTAGTTTCTCTTAAGGTCAAAGTCGACTATACCATGTAAAATGTGGCATCCATGGTCTTCAGATTTTCATttagtattttcttttcttttcacgcaatatattaattttttttatttaaatgtaattcagAGTATTTTGTGGTTTGCGATGTCttataaaactgtaaataatgaCTACAAggcaataaaaaatattactaCTATTAGTGGTAAAACTGTTTCTAAACTACAAATTCAGTTGTGAAAAGACTGATAAATTGCTTGtgcccaaaatgtatttatactgTTAATATATGAGTTAGTGTCTTTCTATATGTTACAATCCATCTTCAACAAACAGTAACACATGTGTAGAAGAAAAGAGCAGAAAATAGTTCGACAAATTTCTAAAGTAACAAGAAGACAGAAACGGACTTCGATATTAGGTAAAACCTTTTCAAGGGTTCATTGTTTTTTCATAACATGCAACACAGAATAGCCAATTCAAAAATGTAAGTAAACCagcttgagatgatttgagttttTAGGCATGTGTGTTATCCTACTGGAAGATGGGTACACTATAGTCATGAAGGGatgaacatggtcagcaacaatactcaggtaggctgtggtatttagacgatgctcagttggtactaggTGGCCCAAAgtctgccaagaaaatatctcccagaccattacaccagcagcagcttgaACTGTTGACACAAGGCAGattggatccatgctttcatgtttaccCCAAATTTTGATCTTAATATCGTAGCAAAAATCAAGAATCAACAATGAAAGTTTCCAATTTTGGTGAACCTGTGTGAACTGGAACCTGTGTGCTTATTGTACGGTGTGGTCTTTTGCTGCTGaggcccatctgcttcaagcttCAATGTGCTGTGAGTTCAGAGATCAGAGCCatcagatcagcagtttctgaaatagcCTGTCTACCATCCACAACCATGCCCCAATTGAAGTCACCTTCTTTCCTCATTCTAATGCTCAGTTTgtacttcagcaggttgtcttgatcATGTCTACGTGCCTAAATGCACTCCCATGCGACTGGCTGATTAGATTTTTGTACTCGCAGTTAGAGATTTAAACTGAGATACAGTTGAAAAGGAAGTAGAAGAGGtctgtatgtttttttaaaaatataacactaaACAATTTCATACAATTGATTTGATTAATCTATATTTATTACACTTTATTTCAACTCTATACTGTATTAGCAGTAACAGGACTGTTACAACTTTAACTTTAATATCCATAATTTAGACGTCTTGAAGTGTTGCTTCATAGCTTTAAGTCATTCTAGTTACAATACACAACTGGCTTTAAGGAAGTGGAGCCAGATTGTATTAACTAGAATCTGTTCATAGACCATCGGTGAGGATGTGATTCTTTGTGCTCAGCACTTTCCACCGAAGAGAGATCATTAAAATTCCCACCACTAAAAGTAGGATGTGTTACTTCCTTTTTAACTTTGTGCTCATTAGTGATGTGGCTTTCcccagcctatcccagctgtcatggggttAACACTCAGAGACAGACAGCTATTCATGTAAATTGAATATAGTTGTAAATATTCATTTACAACTATGACCAATTTTGaacaatcaattaaaaaaacacgCATGCTAGGTTAATTGGAAGGAAGATGGAGAGAACCCATGGAGGCATAGAGAGAAAATGCAAACTCCAATGTCCCTACTGTCCCCTTTAAAATAAACCTTTAGTTATACCATTTAGTTGCAGACAGGCATATTGATTAGACTGACCTGGAACTCCTGCCTGCATCCATGGTGAGATGTCTGTCCCTTCACCGTGGGCCTCGAGTTTGGTTGTATTAATGGGAGCCAAAAGTTTGACCACTTCTTCCATCACCTGTCgagatggaaaaagacacaggaAATTATCTTTATATAACTATTATGACAATATTATGATTGTAATTTCTAGATTTGAGCACTACTGGAACATTCAGTGACAACGTACAGATGCTTTGGTTCCACATTAACATGATAGATGCTGTGGTTCCTACTACCGGTACTTCctttttacatgtaaatatatgGAACCTTTACAGACTTTAATGAAAAAACAAGTACATTTACTGGACAAGATGCTATTTTCATGTCAGTTTGCAAAATCTGTGTGCGGCAGAATTCACAATCTAATaccactattttttttaaatagttgggTTTTAATATCACCTTTTGTGCTGCATCACTGCCTGTAAATTGCAGGCCAATGGGGGTGAACGTCCCCAAGTCGGACTCCATGACAAGGTCAAAGTTGGACATGTTTACCTGTGTGCAGAGAGGACGCAAAAAGGGGGAACATGTCATGATCAGAGATAAAAGGTGAAAGAAAGCAAACCGAACCAAAGTACTCGCAAACAAAGCATACACACTCAGCCAGCCACTATAAGTACCTTGAGCAGCTGCCTTAACTAATTTAGGCAATTTAAAACGTAATTATACATCAAATGTAAGAACTGGACCAGTCCCACGGGCAGTTATGGTACACTGGTGTTTCTGGTTTTTAAAACGCAGTATATTACAGGTCAGGGTCTGGTGTGCAGCAAGAACTCCAAAGAAGGAAATTGTAAGACTCCAGATTCTTATTTAGATCCTTTGCACAGGAAAAACATGGGAGCTAGCCAAGTCCCTTCAGTGTGGTGGAAGTGCCTTTTTAAACTGCCTTTTCAAAGTTGTGACCCTTCCTGCTTTTTGGGCAGCTGGAATAACATTGGCTCAGTGCTTGTTTTCTACTGATTGGCACGGTAACAGCAGACAGTACCTTGTGTAGATTAAAGTATTGCTGTGCTCCGACTCCGCCCTGCTCCTCGGCTGTCCACAGCACTGTTCGCAAAGTTCTCCTTGGACGCAGACCTACAAAGAGATGAAGACacatacacagtatagaaaGAGGAGGATAACGGCTCCAAATATTaataatgacatttttcttttcttttttttttttgttgaataaaaggtCTTTGTAGTCTTTGTTTGATGACCCAGTCCTTGTCCAAGGCTCATTCAAGTAAATTGTCCACAAAAATACTGTACTTTATATGCAGGTCTGCCTcctgttgtagttgtgtgtattttgttcctcTGCAAACACTGGGGTGAAATTACTGTTTACAGTCAgaggatttgtttttcattttgtcccTGTGTTTAGAACTGGAAACTTTAGCTCCACttaatgatcttttttttaaaattggtcTCAGTATCGCCACTGCTGGTTATTCTGCTTTCTGTGTCGGCACATACTGATTGTTTCCTCTCTTTTTAATGAACACATTCACTTATTCTAATAGAATTATTAGATTTCATAGTAATTTTGTgactcaaataaataaaaataaacagaggaTGCTCTGCTAATCCAGCGTAAAATGTTTTAGATTAATAACATGAATAGGTACGTTTGCCATCTCCTTTTTCTGATTAACATTTAAGCAAAACTAATAAACTTGAGCTTTTATTGCATTCTACAATATGCACATGTTATCATTGCTGAAGTTTATCTGTGATTTACTTTAAGTATTTCTCTGTATATTACCAAGGTCTTTGATGAGTGACAGGGCCTCCCAGGAAATCATGGCTCCGCCTCCGTCATCCATGGCACCCTGGCCCACATCCCAGCTGTCCAAATGTCCGCTCAGTAAGACAACCTAGAGAGATTGTACagataaagagaaaatgtgTAAACAAGAAACAGAGGAGCAAATCTGAGGAAACAGATAGGCAGACAGTGCTGCCCATATCCTGTTGACTTTTTATTAATGTCGACACAAATAGTTAAAAGTCCAGttaatttgattctttttttaacaataaaaagGTTTGTATCAGCAGGAAAAGTGAGattcgtttaaaaaaaaaaaaaaaacaaagaaaaagatgagaGCACACGGGTCAGTGTATCTGTACTCACAGGAATTTCCAAGATTCCTGTCAGTGGGATGTAGATGAGCCGTTGTTCAAGGttgcaaaacattttctgacctGATCTAGCCCTGTCCGTGCAATGACCCAGAGTCTGCACATTCCCGTAAAAaccaatgtgtttttttttcacagtgtttGCTTTCTTATGTAACTGAAATGGTAATATATGCCAATGTGTTGGTTAGTCGCCCATTTGATTCCAGACTGAGATGTCTAAACTATAACATTGGAATGTGATTATTTCCAGATACAGATGTTTCTCACAGAATGCTTTGcagtaattaattttttttctccgaAGTAAGTTTAAACTGGGGAGTCTAAATTATAGTATCTACTTAGCAAAGGAAAAGTGTAAGGAGTTTACCTTTATTAATACTGGTAACATCACTATTTGTGAATGATGCATAAATAGTGAGAAGTTCCACCCTCTTTTAATTCATACGTTTTCATGTAGAAAAGATTCAGACTAGATGaaacagcagtgtgtgaaaaattaAGTTCACCTTTACTGCTTCCAAGAGTTTAAGTAGCAGCCagctgctgctaatcaaatgcacttgattaatttctcatcagcaagtgtgagcacaggTATAAAACAATGTTACAAAGTAAAGATATCAGCAATGTCTGAGAGAAGAAACCACTGCTGTCTATCAATCTGGGAAGGGCTATGAGGCCATTTCCCAGAAACAGTGTACAGTGAGAAATACTATGCATATTTATCCCAGCAAATTCATCCCAAGGTCAGACCATGCAGTGCTCAAAATAAGAAGAAGATTAAACAAGTATGACTAGTTTTTGGAAGAGGTTCCAGGAGGGGTTAAATTCCTCCATATGTgaaagactgataaagtcatacatgaaatatttaattcaattcaattcaattttatttatacagcgccaatccacaacaacagtcacctcgaggcactttatattgctAGGTAACaataacacacagagaaaaacccaacaataaaAATGACCTCTTGTGAGCaggcactttggcaacagtgggaaggaaaaactcccttttaacaggaagtaagcAGGCAAGtaagcagaaccaggctcagggccGGCCATCTGCAGCGACCAGTTggggagagaaggaagacaggataaaagacatgctgtggaagagagccagagattaatagcaGTGCaatcaatgcagagaggtctattcacacatagtgagtgagaaaggtgattgAAGAAGTAGTACTGGGAATCCCCCAGctgcctacacctattgcagcataactaagggagcattcagggtcacctgatccagccaaCTATAtgctatatgctttagcaaaaaggaaagttttaagcctgatcttaaaagtagaCATAGTGTCTTTTTCCCGAATCCAAATTgtaagctggttccacagaagaggggcctgaaagctcaaggctctgcctcccattctacgtttaaatactctaggaacaacaagtccAGAGTCCCCCAGTCCAAGAGAGAAgagctctaatggggtgatatggtgaTACTATAAGGTCATTGGGACTGGTTATTCAAGAcaaggattttgaattcaattctggatttaacaggaggCCAGATATATTTACTGTTTCACACAAACTCCTCATTTATGGGAGCACTGTCATCCTAGAAGGGGATCACTCCCATCAAGTGACTCACTACAGCAGTGATGCTCCCATCCAAGGAGGCAAGTGGGCCCATTCCATTACAGCATAATATTCCCACGCTGTAGTTCTCAAGTATTTGCAAATACATTACATTAGTAAAGAGGCCAGTCCAGCAGCGAGCCTGGTTTCACATTAACAGAATCATATACAGCCAGTTCATCCCAGGTTACAAACTGCATGAGGGATTTTGCAGTCAAGTCGTCTCTGCATTTAAACCATtcttataaacacacagattTGGGTCACCAATAGCACTGAAACATCAGGACATTTGTATATAAAATGAAACCTCAAAAtgtggatttatttttctattgtacTGTAATTTTTACATTGGTTACACTCAGAAAAATAATCCTGCTCCTGTTAACttgatattatatttatatacactCAGCCACTTGGTTAGTTTTGCTATGACTCTGTTTAAAGCCTGATTGTACATTGTGGCCATAGCAGAGACCGCATAATGTGCTTTGGTTAAAAGTGTAAATTATAAGAGaccacaaatgtattttttttaatgattcatTGTGGTGTATGTAATATCCAAGCATGTTTTCCCCAACAAAGAGAGGCTAACATTTACAGTCAGTTCAGAAATCATTCATACCACATTTAATATTTGAAagcttaaaacttttttaaaacttcaaactaaaaagaaggaagaagaaagaTGTAGAAGTTGGAGTGGGTGGAAAAATTCTGTGACAAACTTAACTGTGGGAATGACTCTTTCAGCCCCAAATGTACATCTtctaatgaacacacacacacaaacgcacatacACAATACGTCAGCCACGATAACTGCTACTGCAAGAGCACAAAGTCACAGGGCCAGAGATGATGTCAGCCATGTCATGTGTTTCATTTCCCTTTCTATAATAAAGCTCCAAATGCTGGTTCCTATATCAGAATAGTAAAAGCTTACATCAGCGCTCTGGTTCAAGAGTCCTGACGGATTTTATCTTGGACTTTGCATTTAGGATGTGAACTTTTCAAACTGTTAAAGGGGGGGGAGGCTTGCATTTGTGAGGGAGTCAAAGTTTACACAGATATAGTTCATATATCCCACATTAGTGGGAAATTTTCAAGAACAAACATTGTATACCATCATATACCTTCATCTGCCAATAAAGCAAATATTGCACACACACTTCCTtaacaacaacagtaacatcCGCATACCAGGCAACCTCTACAAATATACAGTATACACCAGGGTTATCAGATGCCACTATGGAAATTTCACACAGAGCGTGATAAACTGAGATGCAAAATTCAGTGTAGTCAAATTGAACAAGACACCCCCCCATTTCCCTGCATGTTTGTTCCACACACCTTTCATCACTTGTCTTTGCAAATAACTGCTACTATAATTTACATACCCGCTCAGCTATTTAGGACATGTTGGTTTAACCCATCATGAGCTGCCTTGTGTgaatgtacaaactccaaacagTTACTTCCAGTACGCCAAGATAAATCTGTCCCTTTCGTTTTAACTGCAAACTGTTATGTTCTCTGACCTTTTGGCCTCTTGGTGAAAGAGAGCTGCTCTCTCCCTATCCAGTTCCAGGTCTCCCACACAGCATTTTGCTCATTTAAGTAACTGCCTATACGGCTCCAGCAGCCAGCGCTCCTCACTGTTTGGCCACTGGGCTCTAAGATGTGTGGTTGCTGGAGCTGTGCTGTTCAGTGTAACCTAAAGTGATCTTTGGAGTTGAACTGTGGCAAGCCTGTGGGACCTGTCATGCTCTGTTGCTCTGTGTTTAAGGAAACCAATCTGTATGTTAGTGGAAGTTTGGTAAGGGTTTGCTGTCATTTTATGTACACAACTGTTCTCCTGTTTTGTGGCCAGCCAGAGCACTTGGgcattgtatttttgtttcaacACATAGCTCAGTGTTTCTTCTCATTCTAGTAAGAATGGGGGATTTTACTTGCTTTGGCCCTAGAACCCCTGGTGTCTATTTGCTTTCCTTTTTCTACTTAATTTAATATTGTAAGATAGTTGTAAATAAATTCTTTGTTTCCTATTCAGTAATCTTTCTTGGAGATGTATGGTTATGTTACAACTCAGCTTCTAGGTGAGGCGTTGTAACACAAActcaaatatatttacatacatCATGTACATGGCGCTGAGCATGCCTCTAAGCCCATTTAGCACTAAAGCCCAGAAACCTTGGGTAGTATTTCCAGGGGACTCTAAAAATATCTCCTCTAAAAACTGTATTTGCATACACTGAGGTTTCTGCAGGAGCACATAATCTATTCATCAGGTTCTACCTGTTAGATGTGTCATAAATACAAAGCACCTGCAGTGAACTGAAAAGGTATACTCTGCAGTTCAGTAGGTAGTAATTTAGTCCGCTCATAGGCTTAGAGTTAAAGCAGGCCATAGTTTGTCATCTCGTTCTGTTCTTGACAGTCTGATATTGAAAAGGTTTGCTACTTAAAACTGTGAGTTTGCGTTCCCTTTGTGAAGTAACAACCTTACATATAATCCATACTGGAATAATATGATATTTATATCGCAACCGATATGCTTCATGTAAACTGAGTAGTTGCAGTTTGCAGTTTTATGCATTATATTACCTTAAAAAATACTGTGAGTAGTAAAAAGCTTGGTTACATTTAGCTGAGTTGAACTGATCAactataaattttatttttttatggtcAAAATGTTATAATTGGCTTACGAGGCAaatgagaagagaaaagaaaataatcactTATACTTACCAGAATATCTCTGGTAAGAatacctcaaggtgctttgtattgtaagataaagaccccacaatattacaaaaacaaccccctatgagcaagcacttgttacagtgggaaggaaaaactcccttttaacaggaagaaacctttggcACAACCAGTGGTGGATATCTGCTGTGACGGGTTGGGGGTGGTTACTGTATTGTTTAAATAATGCAGTGTTCTCATGAAAGCCTATTTTATACTGGTTCCTGGAAAGATTAAATCACATaagcaaacacaaaatacagGCAGAGTTAAGGGCTGTCGGAATATCTTCAGTCAGCAAAAACAGCCCACACTATTATTTCCTTCTCCACCGAGCTAAGATAAAAGTGGAAATAACTAAGAAGGAGATTTAAAAATGGATTATTGGGACATCTGATTTCCTTGTGGTTTATGTGTAACATCCGACAAAACGGATTTACTGTAATATCAAAGTGGAAACTAGACAAATAATAGATGAGATAAATTTGTCAAACATGCATATCTATGTTATGAGTGAGTGAAAGCTACCTGCTCAGGGTGTTGCCAGCCTTTTATCTCAGCCACCGTGTTGAAAGAGTCAGCATCAGGAAGGGTCTTGGCTCCCATGGTGAGTTTAACCACAATTTTCTGACCTCTTTGTGCCATACGCCACATCAGCTCAGTATCCTCCACAGTGATGCAGGCTGTGGGGATGCGCTTCACTCCATCTTGGTAGTCCTGCCAGCCTGTGTGGGGACTACACAGGTAGTGATAAAGACAGAGATGTATGTAATATACCAGTGATAAAGTGACACTACAACATTTCTAGACAGTCAGATAGCTGGACACTTGGAGAAGATAGATATACCTGTTAATAGAGAATGGAGTGACTGATCGAATGAGTGTAGCCACAGCTCCTACTTTGGCTGCCTCAGAGGCACCATAAGCACGGTATGCCACTGTCTCTCCATAGCTAACATATGGCTGGTTAAAAACCACAATCCTTCCTGCGGCCTCACTGGCTCGACGCTTCAGTTCCTCAAAAGACTGAACTACCAACACCTCTGCCTCAATACCTACAGGAATAACAATCAATCAGTGAGCAGTAAAGGAGAAACAGATGAAATGAAAGCTGTTTTATACGACTATGGTCTTTACCTTCAGGGGGTGTTCCTACGCTGCTACCCAATCCCAGTATAGCCAGAGTCTTGGCTCGAGGAGCAGTCATCTCTGCACTCTCCTTCCCCCGTACCCAGTGTGGGATTTTTACTGGCTCTAGATAAGACAATTAAACTATGTTTATATTCACCAGAAATCAGCTAGAGTTCCCGTACGTTCTGAAACACATGTTggataaaaactgtaaaacttacCCAGGTGTACATCCAACCCATCCTGCACCATGGCATTGTACATGTATTTAATAGCCATCTCCAAGTTGTTTGAGCCACTGACGCGGTTTCCTATAGTGTCAGTAAAGTCTGCGAGCCGTCTGTAAGAGCGGTTCTGGGCAGCACCGAACACAGCCAGGTCAATGATCTGTTTGGCCACATCAGCATAGCCTGCTACCTCAGCTGCAACCCCAGCTGGGatcatgcagagacacacaacAAGAACATATCAAAACACTGTAAAGGCTTGCAAAGACTGTTCCCGTTCCACCAGTTAGTTCAGGTACACTGTTGTCATTGTAACTCAGTACATAAATCCCAACATTAAACTGATCAAAGGATCCAAAGtaactggaaaaaaatgcatGGGTACAGAAGGCATTTATTAGCATTAATTATAAACTggttgttttaataaaggccTTACTCTCTCAGAGTTTGGGTTACCTCTCTTTGCAGTATCATTGGATAAGACTCTGACAGCAGATCCTGAATTTATAGTTTGTGCAGAGTGGGGATGACCATCACAGAAAGAGGATAGGTTGAGAAACACATTGAGGGAGAGGAGGATACATAGTGTCCCCTTCCAAGtcatctgtgaaaagaaaatatcaGTGTGTTGTTGTCAGTTGATGTTAAATTGCTACTAAATCCTCCTTAAACCGCACACACACTGCAAGTATCCTCTCATCTTAGTACGAACTAAAAAGCAAACATGCATCACCCCTGCTAACACAGTTAATCTagcagatatgattcaaacagGCAATTCACAAAGACACTTACTTTGCACTACAGCAGgtattttctatttttgatATGCGAGTGTGTATATGTAAATGTACAGGCATGTGTTTGCATATGTATATGCAGTTGTGGTATAAAAAGCAGGCATAAATTAATCGTAGTTTTgggcttttaattatttttttcaactgTGCTTTTTTCATAGTGCAATGATTGCACAAGAATTtggttgaatttattttggattttctctaatccacacaggggcaaaaacaaatatacaggCTCTACAGTGTACTTTAACTTGACCGGGCCAAGGCCTATTAACTTCTCATTAATTATCATGATTGACTTCAAATTTTGCTTTCTCTTTGCAACAATAGAACCACTGAACTACCAGCATGACTGTGAAGTAAGGTTTTACATTGCCATGGACCGAGAGGGTACCAACTaagaaaaatgctccaaaatcaACATCTTCAAGCTCAACTTAGATTTGCAGTTGCCCACATGGACAAGCCAAATTCCTTCTGGAGAAAAGTTTTATGGTCTGACGAGACAAAGATTGAGCTGTTTGGCAACAATGACCTAAGAACACTTTACTAGCTGTGAAGCACGATGGTTGTAGCGTCATACTCTGGGCTGTTTGCTGCCAGTGATACTGGTTAACTGCGCAAATTGGATACAATAATGGAGGACTACCTCCAAATTCTTtaacttcacctcaaatcaacagctaGACAATTGAAACTTTTGAAACAATTGCAtgtttcaacaggacaatgatcccaaacacatatcaaaactggttttgaaatgaataaattatgctaacattaagcttctggaatgGCCTCTCAAATCCTCTGAAAATGTTTAGACTATTCTTAAAAGCCaagtacaatacaatacaaggaaaccaaccaatttaaattaaatctacAAATTCTGTCAACAAGAATTTCCAAATAACCAAGCCAGAAGCTTGTTCGTGATTACCAAAACGACTACCATCCGGTCAAGGTGTGACTTGCTAAGGGACATTTAACTAAACCTGTATGTATACTTTTTAGCCcatgtggattagagaaaatcaaaaataatttaatacttGTGCAcccatttcttgtttttttaaccaattaccatgacattcatccCAAGATGATGTATATGTGTAAATACCTCTTTTTGGTATGTTACTGGGTTTATAAAACCAAATATATGCGGCAAATTTTAAACAAGGAATTATGATAGGAAAGGacataaacaggaagtaaagcGATAATTACAAAACAGTGGAGAAAGGGTGGTATTAAATAAGTTTGTGCTTATTCCTACTCCTTTTTTTCAATATGTTAAgccatgtatttttgtatgctttttgcatatattttttagatATTCGAAATTAAGCCTTAAGCAAGAAAAGCTATTATTTTACAGTACTACACTATACGTGAATGGCGTTTTATTGGAAACGTTACGCTATCCCCAGTTATAGTTTTACTTTCACTTTAGGACATTACAATTATACTTTATTTCTTAGTAAATGTAGCTGGACACCACAATTGTTAAATTATCATATTAACACAGACGGCTTcattctcattttaaaa
The DNA window shown above is from Astatotilapia calliptera chromosome 11, fAstCal1.2, whole genome shotgun sequence and carries:
- the LOC113032331 gene encoding carboxypeptidase Q, encoding MTWKGTLCILLSLNVFLNLSSFCDGHPHSAQTINSGSAVRVLSNDTAKRAGVAAEVAGYADVAKQIIDLAVFGAAQNRSYRRLADFTDTIGNRVSGSNNLEMAIKYMYNAMVQDGLDVHLEPVKIPHWVRGKESAEMTAPRAKTLAILGLGSSVGTPPEGIEAEVLVVQSFEELKRRASEAAGRIVVFNQPYVSYGETVAYRAYGASEAAKVGAVATLIRSVTPFSINSPHTGWQDYQDGVKRIPTACITVEDTELMWRMAQRGQKIVVKLTMGAKTLPDADSFNTVAEIKGWQHPEQVVLLSGHLDSWDVGQGAMDDGGGAMISWEALSLIKDLGLRPRRTLRTVLWTAEEQGGVGAQQYFNLHKVNMSNFDLVMESDLGTFTPIGLQFTGSDAAQKVMEEVVKLLAPINTTKLEAHGEGTDISPWMQAGVPGASLHVADSRYFWFHHSEGDTMSVQDPRDMDLCSALWAVVAYVVADLQEMLPR